A window of Drosophila subobscura isolate 14011-0131.10 chromosome E, UCBerk_Dsub_1.0, whole genome shotgun sequence contains these coding sequences:
- the LOC117892153 gene encoding uncharacterized protein LOC117892153 isoform X2, which yields MDLADQIDDYICSFEGLGDLTMDSLAIFIFLWAVLALFSVWLCKLLYHKYLNKEKSSSAANSRQSSVVPGAAAVVSSSKPEKRLSEPRDMLATKSKVEDLSKPLTGGSTGRGRSSASPLSGGAAGAAGPRRRVVRQSSTGPENRKKRYVPPPSNVVGPETSSVTWTSQVFRWLYSDLVIVNELLMSWVIAINDSLRKSVEEHGVAVEVVRVLPDSPAPGLNNIFCNCDENNPADMLITFDCDAMPVLQVKTFRQKSGKVETSHYKVTVSRFRARMAIPMNYNTLKGEMRVEGYPDVRIAMNSVGAIKAMDQDEQQLQTVISDILTTALRDTVYPVDFSIYSTCPRAEVEPLDLPVIYPVHYDSLAHNMEHHLGGVGLRDSQHMVSGRRLLVKIVKGEGLRDAHDPYVVIEMDEPAQKNQTGTQRGSRPYWDEHFLFELSPQSAEILFEVYDHPVIASDPPKFLGLGLVGIDELAVGPASTQLLQLQPRPYETQPVAGAITVDFVFIEGAEIPAGARPQRLKEALRLSTPAINEHIRNGADLADAAVRALQDGALSATGSGGQPSKSTLIIHSVQRNSSNPNAFKVEVNKDGRIEVIESPTELDQAVAQAFERAASEAAAAKADQLQLELELDPGTEVRPLASGGNSEPLNETGNGNGTANEDSTTEFGQPNAASSPNGSGYHNNYNLNGSSELAGNGNGSSNLNGGGYSSNSLPRNGAHLGLQTGEGMDVLDDRGRSKKRNFFGTLKKRLSRSKTRTLSADQPNSNHKSLSATNSNYANTTTTSTGLPRTATGTLNGDSSRSLSVDRATLSKSNSLGPRMGIGSAITDHSRRSSISESSAISGFSSASNKTYVHEASTLVLETIENGVKRHFIVPLAIAQRPRWRRKGTKLHIYNDHTFIAKHLSGSGLQCSICMKSIPRRPGKQGYECRDCQLICHKQCHVRAPQACPNPTVLSMELSSYPNKT from the exons ATGGATCTAGCAGACCAAATCGATGACTATATTTGTTCGTTCGAGGGACTTGGTGATTTAACAATGGACTCCCTAGCCATCTTCATCTTTCTGTGGGCCGTGCTGGCCCTCTTCTCCGTCTGGCTGTGCAAGCTGCTCTACCACAAGTATCTCAACAAGGAAAAGTCCAGCAGTGCCGCCAACAGTCGCCAGAGTAGTGTGGTCCCAGGAGCGGCCGCCGTAGTCAGCTCCTCCAAGCCGGAGAAGCGACTCTCCGAGCCGAGGGACATGCTGGCCACCAAGAGCAAAGTCGAGGATCTCTCCAAGCCTCTGACGGGCGGCTCGACTGGTCGTGGTCGCTCTTCGGCCTCGCCCCTAAGCGGTGGTGCAGCTGGTGCCGCCGGTCCGCGTCGTCGAGTGGTGCGCCAGAGCTCCACGGGGCCGGAAAACCGCAAGAAGCGCTATGTTCCGCCGCCCTCCAATGTGGTGGGGCCCGAAACG AGCTCTGTCACTTGGACCAGCCAGGTTTTCCGCTGGCTGTACAGCGATCTAGTCATTGTCAACGAGCTGCTCATGTCCTGGGTGATAGCCATCAACGACTCGCTACGCAAGTCTGTGGAGGAG CATGGAGTGGCCGTGGAAGTAGTCCGGGTGCTGCCCGACAGCCCTGCTCCGGGTCTGAATAACATCTTCTGCAACTGCGATGAGAACAATCCGGCGGACATG CTCATCACCTTCGACTGCGATGCCATGCCCGTGCTGCAGGTGAAGACCTTCCGGCAGAAGTCGGGCAAGGTAGAGACCTCCCACTATAAGGTGACCGTGTCACGATTCCGTGCCCGCATGGCCATCCCCATGAACTACAACACCCTCAAGGGCGAGATGCGTGTGGAGGGCTATCCCGAT GTGCGCATTGCAATGAACAGCGTGGGGGCTATCAAGGCCATGGATCAGGACGAACAGCAGCTCCAGACGGTCATCAGCGACATCCTTACGACGGCCCTGCGCGACACCGTCTACCCAGTGGATTTTTCCATCTACTCCACCTGCCCGCGCGCCGAGGTGGAGCCCCTGGATTTGCCCGTAATCTATCCCGTTCACTATGACTCCCTGGCG cacaacatGGAGCACCACCTGGGAGGTGTGGGCCTGCGGGACTCGCAGCACATGGTATCCGGCCGGCGGCTGCTGGTGAAAATCGTCAAGGGTGAGGGTCTGAGGGACGCCCACGACCCCTATGTGGTCATCGAGATGGACGAGCCTGCCCAGAAGAACCAGACAGGCACCCAACGCGGCAGCAGACCTTACTGGGATGAGCACTTTCTCTT TGAACTCTCCCCCCAATCTGCAGAGATACTCTTCGAGGTGTATGACCATCCAGTGATCGCCTCGGATCCCCCCAAATTCCTCGGACTCGGCCTGGTGGGCATCGACGAGCTGGCCGTGGGTCCGGCATCCACCCAGCTACTGCAGCTTCAGCCACGTCCCTACGAGACCCAGCCCGTGGCAGGGGCCATCACCGTGGACTTTGTCTTTATCGAGGGAGCCGAGATCCCGGCGGGCGCCCGTCCACAGCGTCTCAAGGAGGCCCTGCGCCTCAGTACGCCGGCCATCAACGAACACATCCGCAACGGAGCCGACCTGGCTGACGCTGCGGTACGTGCTCTACAGGACGGCGCCCTCTCCGCCACTGGAAGCGGAGGCCAGCCTAGCAAGAGCACCCTCATCATCCACAGCGTTCAGCGG AACTCGAGCAATCCGAATGCATTTAAG GTCGAGGTTAACAAGGATGGCCGCATCGAGGTCATAGAATCACCCACAGAGCTGGACCAGGCCGTGGCCCAGGCCTTCGAACGGGCCGCTAGCGAGGCCGCAGCCGCCAAGGCCGATCAGCTCCAGCTGGAGCTCGAGTTGGACCCCGGAACGGAGGTCCGGCCGCTGGCGAGCGGCGGTAACAGTGAGCCACTCAACGAAACAGGTAACGGTAATGGTACAGCCAACGAGGACAGCACCACGGAG TTCGGGCAGCCGAATGCAGCCTCCTCGCCCAACGGCAGCGGTTACCATAACAACTACAACCTTAACGGGAGCAGTGAACTGGCCgggaacggcaacggcagctcCAACCTAAATGGTGGGGGCTACAGCTCGAACAGCCTGCCGAGGAACGGGGCCCATTTGGGTCTGCAGACGGGCGAGGGCATGGACGTGCTGGACGACCGCGGGCGCAGCAAAAAACGTAATTTCTTTGGCACCCTGAAGAAGCGGCTCAGCCGCTCCAAGACACGCACCCTCTCGGCAGATCAGCCCAATAGCAATCACAAATCACTATCAGCCACCAACTCGAACTACGCCAATACTACAACAACATCGACAGGACTACCCCGAACCGCCACCGGAACCCTCAATGGTGATTCTTCCCGTTCATTATCTGTCGATCGTGCCACTCTGTCTAAAAGCAATTCACTTG GACCCCGCATGGGCATTGGCTCCGCCATCACAGACCACTCACGACGCTCTTCAATTTCAGAATCCTCGGCCATCTCAGGTTTCTCCTCGGCCAGCAACAAGACCTACGTTCATGAGGCCTCCACCCTGGTCCTGGAGACCATCGAGAACGGCGTGAAGCG CCACTTTATTGTGCCTTTGGCCATTGCCCAGCGACCGCGCTGGCGCCGCAAGGGTACCAAGCTGCACATCTACAACGATCACACCTTCATAGCCAAGCATTTGAGCGG AAGCGGCTTGCAGTGCTCGATCTGCATGAAGTCCATACCTCGGAGGCCAGGCAAGCAGGGATACGAGTGTCGCGACTGCCAGCTGATCTGTCACAAGCAGTGTCACGTACGGGCGCCCCAGGCCTGTCCCAATCCCACGGTGCTCTCCATGGAACT AAGCTCCTATCCG AACAAAACTTAA
- the LOC117892153 gene encoding uncharacterized protein LOC117892153 isoform X1 produces the protein MDLADQIDDYICSFEGLGDLTMDSLAIFIFLWAVLALFSVWLCKLLYHKYLNKEKSSSAANSRQSSVVPGAAAVVSSSKPEKRLSEPRDMLATKSKVEDLSKPLTGGSTGRGRSSASPLSGGAAGAAGPRRRVVRQSSTGPENRKKRYVPPPSNVVGPETSSVTWTSQVFRWLYSDLVIVNELLMSWVIAINDSLRKSVEEHGVAVEVVRVLPDSPAPGLNNIFCNCDENNPADMLITFDCDAMPVLQVKTFRQKSGKVETSHYKVTVSRFRARMAIPMNYNTLKGEMRVEGYPDVRIAMNSVGAIKAMDQDEQQLQTVISDILTTALRDTVYPVDFSIYSTCPRAEVEPLDLPVIYPVHYDSLAHNMEHHLGGVGLRDSQHMVSGRRLLVKIVKGEGLRDAHDPYVVIEMDEPAQKNQTGTQRGSRPYWDEHFLFELSPQSAEILFEVYDHPVIASDPPKFLGLGLVGIDELAVGPASTQLLQLQPRPYETQPVAGAITVDFVFIEGAEIPAGARPQRLKEALRLSTPAINEHIRNGADLADAAVRALQDGALSATGSGGQPSKSTLIIHSVQRNSSNPNAFKVEVNKDGRIEVIESPTELDQAVAQAFERAASEAAAAKADQLQLELELDPGTEVRPLASGGNSEPLNETGNGNGTANEDSTTEFGQPNAASSPNGSGYHNNYNLNGSSELAGNGNGSSNLNGGGYSSNSLPRNGAHLGLQTGEGMDVLDDRGRSKKRNFFGTLKKRLSRSKTRTLSADQPNSNHKSLSATNSNYANTTTTSTGLPRTATGTLNGDSSRSLSVDRATLSKSNSLGPRMGIGSAITDHSRRSSISESSAISGFSSASNKTYVHEASTLVLETIENGVKRHFIVPLAIAQRPRWRRKGTKLHIYNDHTFIAKHLSGSGLQCSICMKSIPRRPGKQGYECRDCQLICHKQCHVRAPQACPNPTVLSMELTKLNSAAADRSIRKL, from the exons ATGGATCTAGCAGACCAAATCGATGACTATATTTGTTCGTTCGAGGGACTTGGTGATTTAACAATGGACTCCCTAGCCATCTTCATCTTTCTGTGGGCCGTGCTGGCCCTCTTCTCCGTCTGGCTGTGCAAGCTGCTCTACCACAAGTATCTCAACAAGGAAAAGTCCAGCAGTGCCGCCAACAGTCGCCAGAGTAGTGTGGTCCCAGGAGCGGCCGCCGTAGTCAGCTCCTCCAAGCCGGAGAAGCGACTCTCCGAGCCGAGGGACATGCTGGCCACCAAGAGCAAAGTCGAGGATCTCTCCAAGCCTCTGACGGGCGGCTCGACTGGTCGTGGTCGCTCTTCGGCCTCGCCCCTAAGCGGTGGTGCAGCTGGTGCCGCCGGTCCGCGTCGTCGAGTGGTGCGCCAGAGCTCCACGGGGCCGGAAAACCGCAAGAAGCGCTATGTTCCGCCGCCCTCCAATGTGGTGGGGCCCGAAACG AGCTCTGTCACTTGGACCAGCCAGGTTTTCCGCTGGCTGTACAGCGATCTAGTCATTGTCAACGAGCTGCTCATGTCCTGGGTGATAGCCATCAACGACTCGCTACGCAAGTCTGTGGAGGAG CATGGAGTGGCCGTGGAAGTAGTCCGGGTGCTGCCCGACAGCCCTGCTCCGGGTCTGAATAACATCTTCTGCAACTGCGATGAGAACAATCCGGCGGACATG CTCATCACCTTCGACTGCGATGCCATGCCCGTGCTGCAGGTGAAGACCTTCCGGCAGAAGTCGGGCAAGGTAGAGACCTCCCACTATAAGGTGACCGTGTCACGATTCCGTGCCCGCATGGCCATCCCCATGAACTACAACACCCTCAAGGGCGAGATGCGTGTGGAGGGCTATCCCGAT GTGCGCATTGCAATGAACAGCGTGGGGGCTATCAAGGCCATGGATCAGGACGAACAGCAGCTCCAGACGGTCATCAGCGACATCCTTACGACGGCCCTGCGCGACACCGTCTACCCAGTGGATTTTTCCATCTACTCCACCTGCCCGCGCGCCGAGGTGGAGCCCCTGGATTTGCCCGTAATCTATCCCGTTCACTATGACTCCCTGGCG cacaacatGGAGCACCACCTGGGAGGTGTGGGCCTGCGGGACTCGCAGCACATGGTATCCGGCCGGCGGCTGCTGGTGAAAATCGTCAAGGGTGAGGGTCTGAGGGACGCCCACGACCCCTATGTGGTCATCGAGATGGACGAGCCTGCCCAGAAGAACCAGACAGGCACCCAACGCGGCAGCAGACCTTACTGGGATGAGCACTTTCTCTT TGAACTCTCCCCCCAATCTGCAGAGATACTCTTCGAGGTGTATGACCATCCAGTGATCGCCTCGGATCCCCCCAAATTCCTCGGACTCGGCCTGGTGGGCATCGACGAGCTGGCCGTGGGTCCGGCATCCACCCAGCTACTGCAGCTTCAGCCACGTCCCTACGAGACCCAGCCCGTGGCAGGGGCCATCACCGTGGACTTTGTCTTTATCGAGGGAGCCGAGATCCCGGCGGGCGCCCGTCCACAGCGTCTCAAGGAGGCCCTGCGCCTCAGTACGCCGGCCATCAACGAACACATCCGCAACGGAGCCGACCTGGCTGACGCTGCGGTACGTGCTCTACAGGACGGCGCCCTCTCCGCCACTGGAAGCGGAGGCCAGCCTAGCAAGAGCACCCTCATCATCCACAGCGTTCAGCGG AACTCGAGCAATCCGAATGCATTTAAG GTCGAGGTTAACAAGGATGGCCGCATCGAGGTCATAGAATCACCCACAGAGCTGGACCAGGCCGTGGCCCAGGCCTTCGAACGGGCCGCTAGCGAGGCCGCAGCCGCCAAGGCCGATCAGCTCCAGCTGGAGCTCGAGTTGGACCCCGGAACGGAGGTCCGGCCGCTGGCGAGCGGCGGTAACAGTGAGCCACTCAACGAAACAGGTAACGGTAATGGTACAGCCAACGAGGACAGCACCACGGAG TTCGGGCAGCCGAATGCAGCCTCCTCGCCCAACGGCAGCGGTTACCATAACAACTACAACCTTAACGGGAGCAGTGAACTGGCCgggaacggcaacggcagctcCAACCTAAATGGTGGGGGCTACAGCTCGAACAGCCTGCCGAGGAACGGGGCCCATTTGGGTCTGCAGACGGGCGAGGGCATGGACGTGCTGGACGACCGCGGGCGCAGCAAAAAACGTAATTTCTTTGGCACCCTGAAGAAGCGGCTCAGCCGCTCCAAGACACGCACCCTCTCGGCAGATCAGCCCAATAGCAATCACAAATCACTATCAGCCACCAACTCGAACTACGCCAATACTACAACAACATCGACAGGACTACCCCGAACCGCCACCGGAACCCTCAATGGTGATTCTTCCCGTTCATTATCTGTCGATCGTGCCACTCTGTCTAAAAGCAATTCACTTG GACCCCGCATGGGCATTGGCTCCGCCATCACAGACCACTCACGACGCTCTTCAATTTCAGAATCCTCGGCCATCTCAGGTTTCTCCTCGGCCAGCAACAAGACCTACGTTCATGAGGCCTCCACCCTGGTCCTGGAGACCATCGAGAACGGCGTGAAGCG CCACTTTATTGTGCCTTTGGCCATTGCCCAGCGACCGCGCTGGCGCCGCAAGGGTACCAAGCTGCACATCTACAACGATCACACCTTCATAGCCAAGCATTTGAGCGG AAGCGGCTTGCAGTGCTCGATCTGCATGAAGTCCATACCTCGGAGGCCAGGCAAGCAGGGATACGAGTGTCGCGACTGCCAGCTGATCTGTCACAAGCAGTGTCACGTACGGGCGCCCCAGGCCTGTCCCAATCCCACGGTGCTCTCCATGGAACT AACAAAACTTAACTCAGCTGCGGCGGATCGGAGTATACGGAAACTGTAA
- the LOC117892153 gene encoding uncharacterized protein LOC117892153 isoform X6 — protein sequence MDLADQIDDYICSFEGLGDLTMDSLAIFIFLWAVLALFSVWLCKLLYHKYLNKEKSSSAANSRQSSVVPGAAAVVSSSKPEKRLSEPRDMLATKSKVEDLSKPLTGGSTGRGRSSASPLSGGAAGAAGPRRRVVRQSSTGPENRKKRYVPPPSNVVGPETSSVTWTSQVFRWLYSDLVIVNELLMSWVIAINDSLRKSVEEHGVAVEVVRVLPDSPAPGLNNIFCNCDENNPADMLITFDCDAMPVLQVKTFRQKSGKVETSHYKVTVSRFRARMAIPMNYNTLKGEMRVEGYPDVRIAMNSVGAIKAMDQDEQQLQTVISDILTTALRDTVYPVDFSIYSTCPRAEVEPLDLPVIYPVHYDSLAHNMEHHLGGVGLRDSQHMVSGRRLLVKIVKGEGLRDAHDPYVVIEMDEPAQKNQTGTQRGSRPYWDEHFLFELSPQSAEILFEVYDHPVIASDPPKFLGLGLVGIDELAVGPASTQLLQLQPRPYETQPVAGAITVDFVFIEGAEIPAGARPQRLKEALRLSTPAINEHIRNGADLADAAVRALQDGALSATGSGGQPSKSTLIIHSVQRVEVNKDGRIEVIESPTELDQAVAQAFERAASEAAAAKADQLQLELELDPGTEVRPLASGGNSEPLNETGNGNGTANEDSTTEFGQPNAASSPNGSGYHNNYNLNGSSELAGNGNGSSNLNGGGYSSNSLPRNGAHLGLQTGEGMDVLDDRGRSKKQSSAISGFSSASNKTYVHEASTLVLETIENGVKRHFIVPLAIAQRPRWRRKGTKLHIYNDHTFIAKHLSGSGLQCSICMKSIPRRPGKQGYECRDCQLICHKQCHVRAPQACPNPTVLSMELTKLNSAAADRSIRKL from the exons ATGGATCTAGCAGACCAAATCGATGACTATATTTGTTCGTTCGAGGGACTTGGTGATTTAACAATGGACTCCCTAGCCATCTTCATCTTTCTGTGGGCCGTGCTGGCCCTCTTCTCCGTCTGGCTGTGCAAGCTGCTCTACCACAAGTATCTCAACAAGGAAAAGTCCAGCAGTGCCGCCAACAGTCGCCAGAGTAGTGTGGTCCCAGGAGCGGCCGCCGTAGTCAGCTCCTCCAAGCCGGAGAAGCGACTCTCCGAGCCGAGGGACATGCTGGCCACCAAGAGCAAAGTCGAGGATCTCTCCAAGCCTCTGACGGGCGGCTCGACTGGTCGTGGTCGCTCTTCGGCCTCGCCCCTAAGCGGTGGTGCAGCTGGTGCCGCCGGTCCGCGTCGTCGAGTGGTGCGCCAGAGCTCCACGGGGCCGGAAAACCGCAAGAAGCGCTATGTTCCGCCGCCCTCCAATGTGGTGGGGCCCGAAACG AGCTCTGTCACTTGGACCAGCCAGGTTTTCCGCTGGCTGTACAGCGATCTAGTCATTGTCAACGAGCTGCTCATGTCCTGGGTGATAGCCATCAACGACTCGCTACGCAAGTCTGTGGAGGAG CATGGAGTGGCCGTGGAAGTAGTCCGGGTGCTGCCCGACAGCCCTGCTCCGGGTCTGAATAACATCTTCTGCAACTGCGATGAGAACAATCCGGCGGACATG CTCATCACCTTCGACTGCGATGCCATGCCCGTGCTGCAGGTGAAGACCTTCCGGCAGAAGTCGGGCAAGGTAGAGACCTCCCACTATAAGGTGACCGTGTCACGATTCCGTGCCCGCATGGCCATCCCCATGAACTACAACACCCTCAAGGGCGAGATGCGTGTGGAGGGCTATCCCGAT GTGCGCATTGCAATGAACAGCGTGGGGGCTATCAAGGCCATGGATCAGGACGAACAGCAGCTCCAGACGGTCATCAGCGACATCCTTACGACGGCCCTGCGCGACACCGTCTACCCAGTGGATTTTTCCATCTACTCCACCTGCCCGCGCGCCGAGGTGGAGCCCCTGGATTTGCCCGTAATCTATCCCGTTCACTATGACTCCCTGGCG cacaacatGGAGCACCACCTGGGAGGTGTGGGCCTGCGGGACTCGCAGCACATGGTATCCGGCCGGCGGCTGCTGGTGAAAATCGTCAAGGGTGAGGGTCTGAGGGACGCCCACGACCCCTATGTGGTCATCGAGATGGACGAGCCTGCCCAGAAGAACCAGACAGGCACCCAACGCGGCAGCAGACCTTACTGGGATGAGCACTTTCTCTT TGAACTCTCCCCCCAATCTGCAGAGATACTCTTCGAGGTGTATGACCATCCAGTGATCGCCTCGGATCCCCCCAAATTCCTCGGACTCGGCCTGGTGGGCATCGACGAGCTGGCCGTGGGTCCGGCATCCACCCAGCTACTGCAGCTTCAGCCACGTCCCTACGAGACCCAGCCCGTGGCAGGGGCCATCACCGTGGACTTTGTCTTTATCGAGGGAGCCGAGATCCCGGCGGGCGCCCGTCCACAGCGTCTCAAGGAGGCCCTGCGCCTCAGTACGCCGGCCATCAACGAACACATCCGCAACGGAGCCGACCTGGCTGACGCTGCGGTACGTGCTCTACAGGACGGCGCCCTCTCCGCCACTGGAAGCGGAGGCCAGCCTAGCAAGAGCACCCTCATCATCCACAGCGTTCAGCGG GTCGAGGTTAACAAGGATGGCCGCATCGAGGTCATAGAATCACCCACAGAGCTGGACCAGGCCGTGGCCCAGGCCTTCGAACGGGCCGCTAGCGAGGCCGCAGCCGCCAAGGCCGATCAGCTCCAGCTGGAGCTCGAGTTGGACCCCGGAACGGAGGTCCGGCCGCTGGCGAGCGGCGGTAACAGTGAGCCACTCAACGAAACAGGTAACGGTAATGGTACAGCCAACGAGGACAGCACCACGGAG TTCGGGCAGCCGAATGCAGCCTCCTCGCCCAACGGCAGCGGTTACCATAACAACTACAACCTTAACGGGAGCAGTGAACTGGCCgggaacggcaacggcagctcCAACCTAAATGGTGGGGGCTACAGCTCGAACAGCCTGCCGAGGAACGGGGCCCATTTGGGTCTGCAGACGGGCGAGGGCATGGACGTGCTGGACGACCGCGGGCGCAGCAAAAAAC AATCCTCGGCCATCTCAGGTTTCTCCTCGGCCAGCAACAAGACCTACGTTCATGAGGCCTCCACCCTGGTCCTGGAGACCATCGAGAACGGCGTGAAGCG CCACTTTATTGTGCCTTTGGCCATTGCCCAGCGACCGCGCTGGCGCCGCAAGGGTACCAAGCTGCACATCTACAACGATCACACCTTCATAGCCAAGCATTTGAGCGG AAGCGGCTTGCAGTGCTCGATCTGCATGAAGTCCATACCTCGGAGGCCAGGCAAGCAGGGATACGAGTGTCGCGACTGCCAGCTGATCTGTCACAAGCAGTGTCACGTACGGGCGCCCCAGGCCTGTCCCAATCCCACGGTGCTCTCCATGGAACT AACAAAACTTAACTCAGCTGCGGCGGATCGGAGTATACGGAAACTGTAA
- the LOC117892153 gene encoding uncharacterized protein LOC117892153 isoform X7, which yields MDLADQIDDYICSFEGLGDLTMDSLAIFIFLWAVLALFSVWLCKLLYHKYLNKEKSSSAANSRQSSVVPGAAAVVSSSKPEKRLSEPRDMLATKSKVEDLSKPLTGGSTGRGRSSASPLSGGAAGAAGPRRRVVRQSSTGPENRKKRYVPPPSNVVGPETSSVTWTSQVFRWLYSDLVIVNELLMSWVIAINDSLRKSVEEHGVAVEVVRVLPDSPAPGLNNIFCNCDENNPADMLITFDCDAMPVLQVKTFRQKSGKVETSHYKVTVSRFRARMAIPMNYNTLKGEMRVEGYPDVRIAMNSVGAIKAMDQDEQQLQTVISDILTTALRDTVYPVDFSIYSTCPRAEVEPLDLPVIYPVHYDSLAHNMEHHLGGVGLRDSQHMVSGRRLLVKIVKGEGLRDAHDPYVVIEMDEPAQKNQTGTQRGSRPYWDEHFLFELSPQSAEILFEVYDHPVIASDPPKFLGLGLVGIDELAVGPASTQLLQLQPRPYETQPVAGAITVDFVFIEGAEIPAGARPQRLKEALRLSTPAINEHIRNGADLADAAVRALQDGALSATGSGGQPSKSTLIIHSVQRFGQPNAASSPNGSGYHNNYNLNGSSELAGNGNGSSNLNGGGYSSNSLPRNGAHLGLQTGEGMDVLDDRGRSKKRNFFGTLKKRLSRSKTRTLSADQPNSNHKSLSATNSNYANTTTTSTGLPRTATGTLNESSAISGFSSASNKTYVHEASTLVLETIENGVKRHFIVPLAIAQRPRWRRKGTKLHIYNDHTFIAKHLSGSGLQCSICMKSIPRRPGKQGYECRDCQLICHKQCHVRAPQACPNPTVLSMELTKLNSAAADRSIRKL from the exons ATGGATCTAGCAGACCAAATCGATGACTATATTTGTTCGTTCGAGGGACTTGGTGATTTAACAATGGACTCCCTAGCCATCTTCATCTTTCTGTGGGCCGTGCTGGCCCTCTTCTCCGTCTGGCTGTGCAAGCTGCTCTACCACAAGTATCTCAACAAGGAAAAGTCCAGCAGTGCCGCCAACAGTCGCCAGAGTAGTGTGGTCCCAGGAGCGGCCGCCGTAGTCAGCTCCTCCAAGCCGGAGAAGCGACTCTCCGAGCCGAGGGACATGCTGGCCACCAAGAGCAAAGTCGAGGATCTCTCCAAGCCTCTGACGGGCGGCTCGACTGGTCGTGGTCGCTCTTCGGCCTCGCCCCTAAGCGGTGGTGCAGCTGGTGCCGCCGGTCCGCGTCGTCGAGTGGTGCGCCAGAGCTCCACGGGGCCGGAAAACCGCAAGAAGCGCTATGTTCCGCCGCCCTCCAATGTGGTGGGGCCCGAAACG AGCTCTGTCACTTGGACCAGCCAGGTTTTCCGCTGGCTGTACAGCGATCTAGTCATTGTCAACGAGCTGCTCATGTCCTGGGTGATAGCCATCAACGACTCGCTACGCAAGTCTGTGGAGGAG CATGGAGTGGCCGTGGAAGTAGTCCGGGTGCTGCCCGACAGCCCTGCTCCGGGTCTGAATAACATCTTCTGCAACTGCGATGAGAACAATCCGGCGGACATG CTCATCACCTTCGACTGCGATGCCATGCCCGTGCTGCAGGTGAAGACCTTCCGGCAGAAGTCGGGCAAGGTAGAGACCTCCCACTATAAGGTGACCGTGTCACGATTCCGTGCCCGCATGGCCATCCCCATGAACTACAACACCCTCAAGGGCGAGATGCGTGTGGAGGGCTATCCCGAT GTGCGCATTGCAATGAACAGCGTGGGGGCTATCAAGGCCATGGATCAGGACGAACAGCAGCTCCAGACGGTCATCAGCGACATCCTTACGACGGCCCTGCGCGACACCGTCTACCCAGTGGATTTTTCCATCTACTCCACCTGCCCGCGCGCCGAGGTGGAGCCCCTGGATTTGCCCGTAATCTATCCCGTTCACTATGACTCCCTGGCG cacaacatGGAGCACCACCTGGGAGGTGTGGGCCTGCGGGACTCGCAGCACATGGTATCCGGCCGGCGGCTGCTGGTGAAAATCGTCAAGGGTGAGGGTCTGAGGGACGCCCACGACCCCTATGTGGTCATCGAGATGGACGAGCCTGCCCAGAAGAACCAGACAGGCACCCAACGCGGCAGCAGACCTTACTGGGATGAGCACTTTCTCTT TGAACTCTCCCCCCAATCTGCAGAGATACTCTTCGAGGTGTATGACCATCCAGTGATCGCCTCGGATCCCCCCAAATTCCTCGGACTCGGCCTGGTGGGCATCGACGAGCTGGCCGTGGGTCCGGCATCCACCCAGCTACTGCAGCTTCAGCCACGTCCCTACGAGACCCAGCCCGTGGCAGGGGCCATCACCGTGGACTTTGTCTTTATCGAGGGAGCCGAGATCCCGGCGGGCGCCCGTCCACAGCGTCTCAAGGAGGCCCTGCGCCTCAGTACGCCGGCCATCAACGAACACATCCGCAACGGAGCCGACCTGGCTGACGCTGCGGTACGTGCTCTACAGGACGGCGCCCTCTCCGCCACTGGAAGCGGAGGCCAGCCTAGCAAGAGCACCCTCATCATCCACAGCGTTCAGCGG TTCGGGCAGCCGAATGCAGCCTCCTCGCCCAACGGCAGCGGTTACCATAACAACTACAACCTTAACGGGAGCAGTGAACTGGCCgggaacggcaacggcagctcCAACCTAAATGGTGGGGGCTACAGCTCGAACAGCCTGCCGAGGAACGGGGCCCATTTGGGTCTGCAGACGGGCGAGGGCATGGACGTGCTGGACGACCGCGGGCGCAGCAAAAAACGTAATTTCTTTGGCACCCTGAAGAAGCGGCTCAGCCGCTCCAAGACACGCACCCTCTCGGCAGATCAGCCCAATAGCAATCACAAATCACTATCAGCCACCAACTCGAACTACGCCAATACTACAACAACATCGACAGGACTACCCCGAACCGCCACCGGAACCCTCAATG AATCCTCGGCCATCTCAGGTTTCTCCTCGGCCAGCAACAAGACCTACGTTCATGAGGCCTCCACCCTGGTCCTGGAGACCATCGAGAACGGCGTGAAGCG CCACTTTATTGTGCCTTTGGCCATTGCCCAGCGACCGCGCTGGCGCCGCAAGGGTACCAAGCTGCACATCTACAACGATCACACCTTCATAGCCAAGCATTTGAGCGG AAGCGGCTTGCAGTGCTCGATCTGCATGAAGTCCATACCTCGGAGGCCAGGCAAGCAGGGATACGAGTGTCGCGACTGCCAGCTGATCTGTCACAAGCAGTGTCACGTACGGGCGCCCCAGGCCTGTCCCAATCCCACGGTGCTCTCCATGGAACT AACAAAACTTAACTCAGCTGCGGCGGATCGGAGTATACGGAAACTGTAA